Proteins encoded by one window of Streptomyces uncialis:
- a CDS encoding ABC transporter ATP-binding protein has product MLIRLLRTYLGPYRKPIAVLVALQLLQTSATLYLPTMNADIIDRGVVKGDTGFIMSFGGLMIAVTLVQVVCNVGAVRLGARSAAAVGRDVRGAVFDRVQSFSAREVGHFGAPTLITRTTNDVQQVQMLTLMAFTLMVTAPIMCVGGIVMALGQDVPLSTVLIAVVPVLGISVSVIVHKLRPLFRAMQVRVDTVNRMLREQITGNRVIRAFVRDGYEQKRFRGANEDLTEMALGSGKLLAFMFPIVMTVVNVSSVVVVWFGAHRIDSGAMEIGSLTAFLAYLMQIVMSVMMATFMFMMVPRAEVCAERIQEVLGTQSSVVPPAAPVREMRTHGHLELREAGFRYPGAEEPVLKGVDLVARPGRTTAVIGSTGSGKTTLLGLVPRLFDVTEGAVLVNGVDVRDIDQRLLARTVGLVPQKPYLFAGTVATNLRYGNPDASDEDLWRALEVAQARDFVESQLEGGLDAPIAQGGTNVSGGQRQRLAIARTLVQRPEIYLFDDSFSALDYATDAALRAALTAETREATVVIVAQRVSTIRDADRIVVLDEGRVVGAGRHAELMRDNETYREIVLSQLTEAEAA; this is encoded by the coding sequence GTGCTCATACGACTGCTCCGGACCTACCTCGGTCCCTACCGAAAACCCATCGCCGTGCTGGTGGCGCTCCAGCTGCTCCAGACCAGCGCCACGCTGTACCTGCCCACGATGAACGCCGACATCATCGACCGGGGTGTGGTCAAGGGCGACACCGGATTCATCATGTCGTTCGGCGGGCTGATGATCGCCGTCACCCTGGTGCAGGTGGTGTGCAACGTCGGTGCCGTCCGGCTCGGCGCCCGCAGCGCCGCCGCGGTCGGCCGGGACGTGCGCGGCGCCGTGTTCGACCGGGTGCAGTCGTTCTCCGCGCGGGAGGTCGGCCACTTCGGCGCGCCCACCCTGATCACCCGGACCACGAACGACGTCCAGCAGGTCCAGATGCTGACCCTGATGGCGTTCACCCTGATGGTCACCGCGCCGATCATGTGCGTCGGCGGGATCGTGATGGCCCTCGGGCAGGACGTGCCGCTGTCGACGGTGCTGATAGCGGTGGTCCCCGTGCTCGGGATCAGCGTCAGCGTCATCGTCCACAAGCTGCGTCCGCTGTTCCGGGCCATGCAGGTACGGGTCGACACCGTCAACCGGATGCTGCGCGAGCAGATCACCGGCAACCGGGTCATCCGGGCGTTCGTCCGGGACGGCTACGAGCAGAAACGCTTCCGGGGCGCCAACGAGGACCTGACCGAGATGGCGCTCGGCTCCGGCAAGCTGCTCGCGTTCATGTTCCCCATCGTGATGACCGTCGTGAACGTGTCGTCGGTCGTCGTCGTCTGGTTCGGGGCGCACCGGATCGACAGCGGGGCCATGGAGATCGGGTCGCTGACCGCGTTCCTCGCGTACCTCATGCAGATCGTGATGTCCGTGATGATGGCCACCTTCATGTTCATGATGGTGCCGCGCGCGGAGGTGTGCGCCGAGCGTATCCAGGAGGTGCTCGGCACCCAGTCCAGCGTGGTGCCGCCCGCCGCGCCCGTCCGCGAGATGCGCACCCATGGGCACCTGGAGCTGCGGGAGGCCGGGTTCCGCTACCCGGGCGCCGAGGAACCCGTCCTCAAGGGCGTCGACCTGGTGGCCCGGCCGGGCCGGACGACCGCCGTGATCGGGTCCACCGGCAGCGGCAAGACCACCCTGCTGGGCCTGGTGCCCCGGCTCTTCGACGTCACCGAGGGCGCCGTCCTGGTGAACGGCGTCGACGTACGGGACATCGACCAGCGGCTGCTCGCCCGGACCGTGGGCCTCGTCCCGCAGAAGCCGTACCTCTTCGCCGGGACCGTCGCGACCAACCTCCGCTACGGGAACCCCGACGCGAGCGACGAGGACCTGTGGCGGGCCCTGGAGGTCGCCCAGGCACGCGACTTCGTGGAGTCCCAGCTCGAAGGGGGGCTCGACGCGCCCATCGCGCAGGGCGGCACCAATGTGTCCGGCGGCCAGCGGCAGCGGCTCGCCATCGCCCGCACCCTCGTCCAGCGCCCCGAGATCTATCTCTTCGACGACTCGTTCTCCGCACTCGACTACGCCACCGACGCCGCGCTGCGGGCCGCGCTCACCGCGGAGACCCGGGAGGCGACCGTCGTCATCGTCGCCCAGCGCGTCTCCACCATCAGGGACGCCGACCGGATCGTCGTCCTCGACGAGGGCCGCGTCGTCGGCGCGGGCCGGCACGCCGAACTGATGCGGGACAACGAGACCTACCGGGAGATCGTGCTCTCCCAGCTGACGGAAGCGGAGGCGGCCTGA
- a CDS encoding ABC transporter ATP-binding protein: MMAGTGPDHRSMDFKGSGKRLLGHFRPERATMYGMVGCALISVAVSVLGPKILGMATDLIFAGIVGRPMPAGQTKEQALAQLRADGEGKVADMLSGVAFTPGEGVDFGAVASVLGFALITFVIGGLLMLVATRLGNRAINRTVFRLRGEVQAKLSRLPLAYFDKRQRGEVLSRATNDLDNLGQTLQQSLGQLVNSLLTILGVLVMMFLISPLLALVALVTVPLSFLIATKVGKRSQPQFVRQWRTTGTLSAHVEEMYTGHTLVKVFGRQDESAKRFAEENDALYEATYRAQFTSGLMQPLMFFVSNLNYVLVAVVGGLRVASGALSIGDVQAFVQYSRQFSMPLTQVASMANLVQSGVASAERVFELLDADEQAPDPEHPVRPVERTGRVALERVSFRYEKDRPLIEDLSLTVEPGHTVAIVGPTGAGKTTLVNLLMRFYEVTGGRITVDGVDIAKMSRDELRAGIGMVLQDTWLFGGTIADNIAYGTSRDVTRDDIEEAARAAHADRFVRTLPDGYDTVIDDEGAGVSAGEKQLITIARAFLSEPVILVLDEATSSVDTRTEVLIQKAMARLSHGRTSFVIAHRLSTIRDADTILVMEHGSIVEQGTHEELLRSGGAYARLYAAQFAQAVAEVD; encoded by the coding sequence ATGATGGCCGGGACGGGACCCGACCATCGGTCCATGGACTTCAAGGGCTCCGGCAAACGGCTGCTGGGCCACTTCCGGCCCGAACGCGCCACCATGTACGGGATGGTCGGCTGCGCCCTGATCAGCGTCGCGGTGTCGGTGCTCGGCCCGAAGATCCTCGGGATGGCCACCGACCTGATCTTCGCCGGGATCGTCGGCCGCCCGATGCCCGCCGGGCAGACCAAGGAACAGGCCCTCGCGCAGCTGCGCGCCGACGGTGAGGGCAAGGTCGCCGACATGCTCTCCGGGGTGGCCTTCACCCCCGGCGAGGGTGTCGACTTCGGGGCCGTCGCCTCCGTCCTCGGTTTCGCGCTGATCACGTTCGTGATAGGCGGACTGCTGATGCTGGTGGCCACCCGGCTCGGCAACCGGGCCATCAACAGGACCGTGTTCCGGCTGCGCGGCGAGGTCCAGGCGAAGCTGTCGCGGCTGCCGCTGGCGTACTTCGACAAGCGGCAGCGCGGCGAGGTGCTCAGCCGTGCCACCAACGACCTCGACAACCTCGGGCAGACCCTCCAGCAGAGCCTCGGACAGCTCGTCAACTCGCTGCTGACGATCCTCGGTGTGCTGGTGATGATGTTCCTGATCTCACCGCTGCTCGCGCTGGTCGCGCTCGTCACCGTCCCGCTGTCGTTCCTGATCGCGACGAAGGTCGGCAAGCGGTCCCAGCCGCAGTTCGTCCGCCAGTGGCGCACCACCGGCACCCTCAGCGCGCATGTCGAGGAGATGTACACCGGGCACACCCTGGTGAAGGTCTTCGGACGGCAGGACGAGAGCGCCAAGCGGTTCGCCGAGGAGAACGACGCGCTGTACGAGGCGACCTACCGGGCCCAGTTCACCAGCGGGCTGATGCAGCCGCTGATGTTCTTCGTGTCCAACCTGAACTACGTCCTCGTCGCCGTCGTCGGCGGGCTGCGGGTCGCCTCCGGCGCGCTGTCCATCGGGGACGTCCAGGCGTTCGTCCAGTACTCCCGGCAGTTCTCCATGCCGCTGACCCAGGTCGCGTCGATGGCGAACCTGGTGCAGTCCGGGGTCGCGTCCGCCGAGCGGGTCTTCGAACTGCTCGACGCCGACGAGCAGGCCCCCGACCCCGAGCACCCCGTGCGGCCCGTGGAGCGCACCGGGCGGGTCGCCCTGGAGCGGGTGTCCTTCCGCTACGAGAAGGACCGGCCGCTCATCGAGGACCTGTCGCTGACCGTGGAACCCGGGCACACCGTCGCCATCGTCGGACCGACCGGGGCGGGCAAGACGACCCTGGTCAATCTGCTCATGCGGTTCTACGAGGTGACCGGCGGGCGGATCACCGTCGACGGCGTCGACATCGCGAAGATGTCCCGCGACGAACTGCGCGCCGGGATCGGGATGGTCCTCCAGGACACCTGGCTGTTCGGCGGGACCATCGCGGACAACATCGCCTACGGCACGTCCCGGGACGTCACCCGTGACGACATCGAGGAGGCGGCGCGGGCCGCGCACGCGGACCGGTTCGTCCGGACCCTGCCCGACGGGTACGACACCGTCATCGACGACGAGGGCGCCGGGGTCAGCGCGGGCGAGAAGCAGCTGATCACCATCGCGCGGGCCTTCCTGTCCGAGCCGGTGATCCTCGTCCTCGACGAGGCGACCAGCTCCGTCGACACCCGCACCGAGGTACTGATCCAGAAGGCGATGGCCCGGCTCTCGCACGGCCGGACCTCGTTCGTCATCGCCCACCGGCTGTCCACGATCCGCGACGCGGACACCATCCTGGTGATGGAGCACGGTTCCATCGTCGAACAGGGCACCCACGAGGAGCTGTTGCGGTCCGGGGGCGCCTACGCCCGGCTGTACGCGGCGCAGTTCGCCCAGGCGGTGGCGGAGGTCGACTGA
- a CDS encoding GAF domain-containing protein: MSEDDGTAAGGSRLPLLLEAVLEVGTELDLPATLQRIVTRAAGLTGARYGALGVLDLGGGPDRPRLRDLYTTGLPAAARARIGGLPDGHSGLIGALIDDPRPLRIDDLTTDPRARGLPPGHPPMRSFLGVPIHVADEVFGNLYLTGKRGGPFTEEDAQLLRVLASQAGIAIGNARLYGAARLRERWIEGAAAVTTALLTAGSATDALVTVAERARLLADAAAGAILQPTRAGGMEIVAASAPDPAGELLGATIPPGSAILDQLLGGEPVFITDSATDPRMATPVRSRFGPSMMLPLQSGGRLIGTLALPRVRGGRPYSAVERTMAARFASHAALALVLADAQTRRERLAVYEDRDRIARDLHDLVVQRLFATGLMLESTHRRAERAADGDAPGAGTGAAEAGAARTVRDCLAFAVDELESTIQEVRTAILALQQPPADAPTTLRGRVLRETAAAGAVLGFPPSLRFLGAVDTLVDDPVAGPLLVVLRRALSEAAHRTGVTRVAVAVDVTTFLPDGRPCVRLTVRDDGTASADDGSGPRGEGTALVWRSPIGPAPGA, encoded by the coding sequence GTGAGCGAAGACGACGGTACGGCGGCGGGCGGGTCCCGGCTGCCGCTTCTCCTCGAAGCGGTCCTGGAGGTCGGGACGGAACTCGACCTGCCCGCCACCCTCCAGCGGATCGTGACACGCGCCGCCGGGCTGACGGGCGCCCGGTACGGGGCGCTGGGCGTCCTGGACCTGGGCGGCGGCCCGGACCGCCCCCGTCTGCGCGACCTGTACACGACCGGGCTGCCGGCGGCGGCGCGCGCCCGGATCGGCGGCCTGCCCGACGGGCACTCCGGGCTGATCGGCGCCCTCATCGACGATCCCCGCCCGCTGCGGATCGACGATCTCACCACCGATCCCCGCGCCCGGGGGCTGCCGCCCGGCCATCCGCCGATGCGGTCGTTCCTCGGCGTCCCGATCCATGTCGCGGACGAGGTGTTCGGCAATCTGTATCTGACCGGGAAGCGGGGCGGCCCGTTCACCGAGGAGGACGCGCAACTGCTGCGGGTCCTCGCGTCCCAGGCGGGCATCGCGATCGGCAACGCCCGGCTGTACGGCGCCGCGCGGCTGCGGGAACGCTGGATCGAGGGCGCGGCGGCGGTGACGACCGCGCTGCTGACCGCCGGGTCCGCGACGGACGCGCTGGTGACGGTCGCGGAGCGGGCGCGGCTGCTGGCGGACGCGGCGGCCGGGGCGATCCTCCAGCCGACCCGGGCGGGCGGGATGGAGATCGTCGCGGCGTCCGCGCCGGACCCGGCCGGGGAACTCCTCGGCGCGACGATCCCGCCGGGCAGCGCGATCCTGGACCAACTCCTCGGCGGTGAGCCGGTGTTCATCACGGACTCGGCGACCGATCCCCGGATGGCCACCCCGGTGCGCTCCCGCTTCGGCCCCAGCATGATGCTTCCGCTCCAGTCCGGCGGACGGCTGATCGGCACCCTCGCGCTGCCGCGCGTCCGCGGGGGCCGCCCGTACAGCGCGGTGGAGCGGACGATGGCCGCCCGGTTCGCGTCGCACGCGGCGCTCGCCCTCGTCCTCGCGGACGCCCAGACCCGGCGCGAACGGCTCGCCGTGTACGAGGACCGGGACCGGATCGCCCGCGATCTGCACGACCTGGTCGTCCAACGGCTGTTCGCCACGGGCCTGATGCTGGAGTCGACCCACCGCCGCGCGGAGCGGGCGGCGGACGGGGACGCCCCCGGGGCCGGGACCGGGGCCGCCGAGGCCGGGGCGGCCCGTACGGTACGGGACTGTCTCGCGTTCGCGGTGGACGAGCTGGAGTCCACGATCCAGGAGGTCCGTACGGCGATCCTCGCGCTCCAGCAGCCGCCCGCCGACGCCCCGACCACCCTCCGGGGCCGGGTGCTGCGCGAGACGGCCGCGGCGGGCGCCGTCCTGGGCTTCCCGCCGTCGCTGCGGTTCCTGGGCGCCGTGGACACCCTGGTGGACGACCCGGTCGCCGGGCCGCTCCTCGTCGTCCTGCGCCGCGCCCTGTCGGAGGCGGCCCACCGGACGGGGGTGACCCGGGTGGCGGTCGCCGTGGACGTCACGACGTTCCTGCCGGACGGGCGGCCCTGCGTACGGCTCACCGTCCGGGACGACGGCACGGCGTCGGCGGACGACGGGTCCGGGCCGCGGGGCGAAGGCACCGCGCTGGTCTGGCGCTCACCGATCGGACCGGCCCCGGGAGCCTGA
- a CDS encoding YtxH domain-containing protein, with amino-acid sequence MRYRLTFVIGLALGYVLGTRAGRERYEQLKKSARQFAQNPAVRNAAESAAQQSREVAGKALHSVTERAGDRIPDSVADRVRSLRERSRGGQGDDWGTTNT; translated from the coding sequence ATGCGCTACCGGCTCACATTCGTCATCGGGCTGGCCCTCGGCTACGTGCTGGGGACCAGGGCCGGACGGGAGCGGTACGAGCAGCTCAAGAAGTCCGCGCGGCAGTTCGCCCAGAACCCCGCCGTCCGCAACGCCGCCGAGAGCGCGGCCCAGCAGAGCCGTGAGGTGGCGGGCAAGGCCCTGCACTCCGTGACCGAACGGGCGGGGGACCGGATCCCGGACTCCGTGGCCGACCGGGTGCGGTCCCTGCGCGAGCGCAGCCGCGGCGGACAGGGCGACGACTGGGGCACGACCAACACCTGA
- the mreB gene encoding rod shape-determining protein — protein sequence MTGSASLDQLRRCHIAVDLGAARTRVFVKGAGLVVDQPSVAAVNTRTGSLIAVGEFAERMTGRTPGYIRVVRPVSGGSVVDIEMAQRMLRHLIGEKLRRALRRKPRLRAAACTPHDADPLAQRAAVETMVGLGARRVELVDTLLAAAVGCGLPVERPEATMILVCGAATTQVAVLSLGSIVTAERIAVGGDAIDHAIVQHLRHRHELMLPSQSVRPLQLALSGNGLTPHGPTSTEIHGRDVATGLARSVQVDTAAVRDAIHTPLTAVLDGIGKVLRDCPPDLVADLADRGIMMVGGSALLPGLDQMLRDATGMPVHIAERPDVCAILGLGAMLEGRIAPMLLDPLSG from the coding sequence ATGACCGGCAGTGCCAGCCTGGACCAGTTGCGTCGGTGCCATATCGCGGTGGACCTGGGCGCCGCCCGCACCCGGGTGTTCGTGAAGGGCGCGGGACTGGTGGTCGACCAGCCGAGCGTCGCCGCCGTCAACACCCGCACCGGATCGCTGATCGCGGTGGGCGAGTTCGCGGAACGGATGACGGGCCGCACCCCCGGCTACATCCGGGTGGTGCGCCCGGTGTCCGGCGGCTCGGTCGTGGACATCGAGATGGCGCAGCGGATGCTCCGTCATCTGATCGGCGAGAAGCTGCGCCGCGCGCTGCGGCGCAAGCCCCGGCTGCGGGCCGCCGCGTGCACCCCGCACGACGCGGACCCGCTCGCGCAGCGCGCGGCGGTGGAGACGATGGTCGGGCTCGGCGCCCGCCGGGTGGAGCTGGTCGACACGCTGCTCGCGGCGGCGGTCGGCTGCGGGCTGCCGGTGGAGCGGCCCGAGGCGACGATGATCCTGGTGTGCGGGGCCGCGACCACCCAGGTCGCGGTGCTGTCGCTCGGGTCGATCGTCACGGCGGAGCGGATCGCGGTCGGCGGGGACGCCATCGACCACGCGATCGTCCAGCATCTGCGGCACCGGCACGAACTGATGCTGCCGTCGCAGTCGGTGCGCCCGCTCCAGCTCGCCCTCTCCGGCAACGGCCTCACCCCGCACGGTCCGACGTCCACCGAGATCCACGGCCGGGACGTGGCCACCGGGCTGGCCCGTTCGGTCCAGGTCGACACGGCGGCGGTGCGGGACGCCATCCACACCCCGCTGACGGCGGTCCTCGACGGTATCGGCAAGGTGCTGCGGGACTGCCCGCCGGACCTGGTGGCCGACCTCGCGGACCGGGGCATCATGATGGTCGGCGGCAGCGCCCTGCTCCCGGGCCTGGACCAGATGCTGCGGGACGCGACGGGGATGCCGGTGCACATCGCGGAACGCCCCGACGTCTGCGCGATCCTCGGTCTCGGCGCGATGCTGGAGGGCCGGATCGCCCCGATGCTGCTGGACCCGCTGTCCGGCTGA
- a CDS encoding xylulokinase — MGIVAGLDSSPDSTRIVVCDTDTGAVLRQGYAPHPVAAADQGDGGRPADVDPQAWLLSLGDAAGGGLLEGVQAIGVSAQQNALVPLDHQGGTVRPALIGNDRRTQAAAADLVDALGGREAWAQAVGCVPQPAHPVAKLRWLAANEPDNAQRVAAAVQAHDWLVWQLLGRPARRTTDRGGASGTGYWSAATGGYRPDLVELALGHQIRLPDVLGPAEAAGTTPEGLLISAGTGQTMAAAFGLGIGLGDAVVSLGASGSVMAVHREPLADPGGMITSLADATGMHLPVVHTLNAVRTLRGAAELLGLPDPAALSELAMKSTPGAHGLVLLPYLEGERTPHLPHTAGTLAGLRREAMKPEHLARAAFEGMLCGLADALDVLRGRGVEVRRVFLLGAAADLPAVQAAAPSLFGAQVVVPQPAEYAALGAARQAAWAFGVSRGGLDPHTPPAWPGATGQVFAPGEELAAGQAVRQQYMAVREQIHPGAFSL, encoded by the coding sequence ATGGGGATAGTCGCCGGTCTGGACAGTTCGCCCGATTCCACGCGCATCGTCGTCTGTGACACCGACACGGGTGCCGTACTCAGGCAGGGATACGCCCCGCACCCCGTGGCGGCGGCCGATCAGGGGGACGGCGGGCGTCCCGCCGACGTGGACCCGCAGGCGTGGCTCCTGTCGCTGGGCGACGCCGCGGGCGGCGGGCTCCTCGAAGGGGTCCAGGCCATCGGGGTGTCCGCGCAGCAGAACGCGCTCGTGCCCCTCGACCACCAGGGCGGCACCGTCCGCCCCGCGCTGATCGGCAACGACCGCCGCACCCAGGCCGCCGCCGCCGACCTCGTCGACGCGCTCGGCGGCCGGGAGGCGTGGGCCCAGGCCGTCGGCTGCGTCCCGCAGCCCGCCCACCCCGTCGCCAAGCTCCGCTGGCTCGCCGCCAACGAACCCGACAACGCCCAGCGCGTCGCCGCGGCCGTGCAGGCCCACGACTGGCTGGTGTGGCAGCTCCTCGGCCGCCCGGCGCGCCGCACCACCGACCGGGGCGGCGCCTCCGGCACCGGCTACTGGTCGGCCGCCACCGGCGGCTACCGGCCCGACCTGGTCGAGCTGGCGCTCGGCCACCAGATCCGGCTCCCCGATGTCCTGGGTCCCGCCGAGGCCGCCGGGACCACCCCGGAGGGCCTGCTGATCTCCGCGGGGACCGGCCAGACCATGGCCGCCGCGTTCGGGCTCGGCATCGGGCTCGGGGACGCGGTCGTCTCGCTCGGGGCATCCGGCTCCGTGATGGCCGTGCACCGGGAGCCCCTCGCGGACCCCGGCGGCATGATCACCTCCCTCGCCGACGCGACCGGGATGCATCTGCCCGTCGTCCACACCCTCAACGCCGTCCGCACCCTGCGCGGCGCCGCCGAACTGCTCGGCCTCCCCGACCCCGCCGCGCTGTCCGAGCTGGCGATGAAGTCCACGCCCGGCGCCCACGGGCTGGTCCTCCTGCCGTATCTGGAGGGCGAGCGCACCCCGCATCTGCCGCACACCGCCGGGACCCTCGCCGGACTGCGGCGCGAGGCCATGAAGCCCGAGCATCTGGCGCGCGCCGCGTTCGAGGGGATGCTCTGCGGCCTCGCGGACGCCCTGGACGTGCTGCGCGGCCGGGGCGTGGAGGTGCGGCGGGTGTTCCTGCTGGGCGCCGCCGCGGACCTGCCCGCGGTGCAGGCCGCCGCCCCGTCGCTGTTCGGGGCGCAGGTCGTGGTGCCGCAGCCCGCCGAGTACGCGGCGCTCGGCGCGGCCCGGCAGGCCGCCTGGGCGTTCGGGGTGTCCCGCGGGGGGCTCGACCCGCACACGCCGCCGGCGTGGCCCGGCGCGACGGGACAGGTCTTCGCGCCCGGCGAGGAACTGGCCGCCGGCCAGGCGGTGCGCCAGCAGTACATGGCCGTACGGGAGCAGATCCACCCCGGAGCCTTCTCGCTCTGA
- a CDS encoding ScbR family autoregulator-binding transcription factor: MARQARAIQTRESILLAAAAVFDERGYSSATITEILQRAGVTKGALYFHFASKEELALGVVAAQLDVGELPPQRTRLQELVDHGMLFAHQLRHDPLTRAGVGLAMDHRREHGDDPAPFHGTPYQSWIDRIGQVLAEADRHGELLPHVVPDDTAQLLAGAFTGIQGMSQTLCERADLTHRVIVLLQHVLPSIAQPSLLPTLDLGADRAERLLAARVGTAAGTERAGDGRPAAERPGTERSADLSSGAQRPTGEHGIPSPRRTPTAVR; the protein is encoded by the coding sequence ATGGCACGACAAGCACGGGCGATCCAGACGCGCGAGTCCATCCTCCTGGCGGCCGCGGCCGTCTTCGACGAGCGCGGCTACAGCTCCGCGACGATCACCGAGATCCTCCAGCGTGCCGGGGTCACCAAGGGCGCGCTGTACTTCCACTTCGCGTCCAAGGAGGAACTGGCGCTGGGCGTGGTGGCGGCGCAGCTGGACGTGGGCGAACTGCCACCGCAGCGCACCCGGCTCCAGGAACTCGTGGACCACGGGATGCTGTTCGCCCATCAGCTGCGCCACGACCCGCTGACCCGCGCCGGGGTGGGCCTCGCGATGGACCACCGGCGGGAGCACGGCGACGACCCGGCGCCGTTCCACGGCACCCCGTACCAGTCGTGGATCGACCGGATCGGCCAGGTCCTCGCGGAGGCCGACCGGCACGGCGAGCTGCTGCCGCACGTGGTCCCCGACGACACCGCGCAGTTGCTCGCGGGCGCGTTCACCGGCATCCAGGGGATGTCGCAGACCCTGTGCGAGCGGGCCGATCTGACGCACCGGGTGATCGTGCTGCTCCAGCATGTGCTGCCGAGCATCGCGCAGCCGTCGCTGCTGCCGACCCTCGACCTCGGCGCGGACCGCGCGGAACGGCTCCTCGCCGCCCGCGTCGGCACCGCCGCGGGCACCGAGCGGGCGGGTGACGGGCGCCCGGCGGCGGAGCGGCCCGGCACGGAGCGGTCGGCCGACCTGTCGTCCGGCGCTCAGCGGCCCACCGGGGAGCACGGGATCCCCTCCCCCCGCCGGACCCCGACCGCCGTGCGCTGA
- a CDS encoding NAD(P)-dependent oxidoreductase, whose product MTMNHRTPVTVIGLGSMGLALAGAFHDAGHPTTVWNRTPAKAAPLTAEGAVLAPSVAAAVGASPLVITCLTTFDDTRAALAPAAAELTGRALVTLNSGSPAGARETAAWADGLGARFLAGAVKNVPAAVGAPDTLLYYSGDRTVFDEYVTTLEVLGGDTVHLGDEADLAALYEMAVGAMLLPALVGFFQGAAALRSRGLEAAGMVRFAGKWLDMIKSLLPVYAAEIDSGDYTDGASSVNLFLAGAAHDAELTRETGVDTSWTAPLDDLVRRAAEAGHGEHSVAALTEMLKKPRRTV is encoded by the coding sequence ATGACCATGAACCACCGCACACCCGTGACCGTGATCGGGCTCGGCTCGATGGGCCTGGCGCTGGCCGGTGCGTTCCACGACGCCGGACATCCGACGACCGTATGGAACCGCACCCCGGCCAAGGCGGCGCCGCTGACCGCCGAGGGAGCGGTCCTCGCCCCCTCGGTGGCGGCGGCGGTCGGCGCGAGTCCCCTGGTCATCACCTGCTTGACCACCTTCGACGACACCCGCGCGGCCCTGGCCCCGGCCGCGGCGGAACTGACGGGGCGTGCCCTCGTCACCCTGAACAGCGGCTCCCCGGCCGGGGCCCGTGAGACGGCCGCCTGGGCGGACGGTCTCGGCGCCCGGTTCCTCGCCGGGGCGGTCAAGAACGTGCCCGCGGCCGTCGGGGCACCGGACACCCTGCTCTACTACAGCGGCGACCGGACCGTCTTCGACGAGTACGTGACCACGCTGGAGGTGCTGGGCGGCGACACCGTCCACCTCGGGGACGAGGCCGATCTGGCCGCCCTGTACGAGATGGCGGTGGGCGCCATGCTGCTGCCCGCCCTTGTCGGGTTCTTCCAGGGCGCCGCCGCCCTGCGGTCCCGGGGGCTGGAGGCGGCGGGCATGGTGCGGTTCGCGGGCAAGTGGCTGGACATGATCAAGTCGCTGCTGCCCGTCTACGCCGCCGAGATCGACAGCGGCGACTACACCGACGGGGCCTCGTCCGTGAATCTGTTCCTCGCCGGAGCCGCCCATGACGCGGAACTGACCCGGGAGACGGGCGTCGACACGTCCTGGACGGCCCCCCTCGACGACCTGGTGCGACGGGCGGCGGAGGCGGGCCACGGCGAGCACAGCGTCGCGGCGCTGACCGAGATGCTCAAGAAGCCGCGCCGGACGGTGTGA
- a CDS encoding helix-turn-helix domain-containing protein codes for MSTDYQQAREALGQRLRELRLTAPEGRLTGTALARTLGWPNSRISKLELGKQTATPDDLRQWANACGRPDAYEELRSRLAGFESHIRSWRRQLVAGHRPVQDAHNAAQAGSAVLRAWESSWIVGVLQTPDYARAVLTRSAELHRSPRDVEAAVRSRMKRQELLYSGDRRYHIILWEPVLRSLVCSPSTLLAQLDRLSGVIGMDTVELGIVPLTSSLEVPPGTGFWIYDDRQVVTEVWHAEMWLDDAQSVALYLRTWKTLQESAVYGADAQNVVNAARRALNPR; via the coding sequence GTGAGCACGGACTATCAGCAGGCACGCGAAGCTCTCGGGCAGCGGCTCAGGGAGCTCCGTCTCACGGCCCCCGAGGGCCGGCTGACCGGTACGGCGCTCGCCCGCACTCTCGGCTGGCCGAACTCCCGTATCTCCAAGCTGGAACTGGGCAAGCAGACGGCGACACCCGACGACCTGCGCCAGTGGGCGAACGCGTGCGGTCGGCCCGACGCATACGAGGAACTGCGTTCCCGGCTGGCCGGGTTCGAGTCGCACATCCGCTCCTGGCGGCGGCAGCTGGTCGCCGGGCACCGGCCCGTGCAGGACGCCCACAACGCGGCCCAGGCCGGATCTGCGGTCCTTCGGGCCTGGGAGTCCTCGTGGATCGTCGGAGTCCTTCAGACACCCGACTACGCACGGGCCGTCCTCACCCGCTCCGCCGAACTCCACCGCTCACCCCGGGATGTCGAAGCCGCCGTTCGGTCCCGTATGAAGCGGCAGGAACTCCTCTACAGCGGGGACCGGCGGTACCACATCATCCTCTGGGAGCCGGTGCTCCGATCCCTCGTCTGCTCACCCTCCACACTCCTCGCCCAACTCGACCGGCTCTCGGGGGTCATCGGGATGGACACCGTGGAGCTGGGGATCGTGCCACTCACCTCGTCGCTCGAAGTCCCGCCCGGCACAGGCTTCTGGATCTATGACGACCGTCAGGTGGTCACCGAGGTATGGCATGCCGAGATGTGGCTCGATGACGCACAGAGCGTTGCCCTGTACCTCCGCACCTGGAAGACCTTGCAGGAATCCGCGGTCTACGGGGCCGACGCGCAGAACGTGGTCAACGCCGCGCGGCGTGCGTTGAATCCACGCTGA